From Pseudoalteromonas sp. Scap06:
GTGTTATCTGGCGAACAATTAAGACGGCAGCAAGCTGCAACCCTTGGCGATAGCCTTGAAAAACTCCCGGGGGTTAATACTAACTTTCATGCAAAAGTAGCCAGTACACCTATCATTCGTGGCTTAAGCGGGCCGCGTGTTCTAATTACTCAAAACGGCCTTGATGTCAGTGATGTTTCTCGCGTTGGCCCTGATCACTCCGTTGCATCAGAGGCGTCAACTGCAAAACAAATCGAAGTACTACGTGGTCCTGCCACTTTATTTTATGGCAGCGGCGCCATTGGTGGTGTGGTTAATGTAGTTGATAATCGTGTGCCTACCGACAGCACAACTCGCGGCGAATGGAACCTTGAGCACAACTCTGTTGATAACCAAAAAGTAGCCTCGTTTAACGCTACTACAGGAACTGATTCTCTTGCATTTTATGCCGATGCGTTCTGGCGTGAAGCCGATGACTATGAAATACCCGTGGCCGCTGAATTTGCCCATAATGACCATAACCATGAAGAACATAGTGGCGATTACACCGTTGCAAATAGTAATGAAGAGTCTGACGGCTTTACCTTAGGTACTAGCTATCTATTTGACCAAGGTTTTGTAGGTATAGCTGTTGAGCAATTTAATCGTCAATACGGCATTCCAGGCCACACCCATGGTGGCGAAGATGTTAATAGCGCTGAGGAAAGCGTATATGCCGACTTAGAGCAAACTAAAGTGCAATTATTAGGCGAGTATAACCTCGATAATAAATGGCTTAATAAAATAAACCTGCGCGCAGGTTTTACAGATTACGAACATGCTGAAATTGAACATGGCGCAGTGGGTACCACGTTTGAAAATGAAACCAATGAGTTACGCGTAGACTTAATGCATAACCCGTTTGCGCAGTGGAATGGTGGTTTGAGCTTTCATTACAAACACAGTGATGTTGAAGCGCAAGGCTCTGAGGCATTCACACCACCGTCACAAACACAAAGCTTTGCTATAGCACTGATGGAAGAAAGACACTTTGGTGACTTTTTAGTGCAATTAGGTGGCCGAGTTGAACGGGTAACCATCGATGCTGATAACGTGTTACTACCTAACATAGATGCACACGCACACAATGACACCGGTGTTCATGACGATCATGCTCATGAAGAACATGCCGGCAATACTCGCGTATTTGACGTAGAACAAGAATTCACACCAGTTAGTTTATCAACAGGTGTCGTGTGGGATTTTGCACCTAGCTACAACTTAGGCTTGTCGGTATCTCGTTCTGAGCGTGCTCCTTCGGTGTCGGAGCTATTATCATTCGGCCCTCACATTGGAACTGGTACTTATGAAGTAGGCGCACTATTTGATATTCATGAAGACGGCCATTTTGGTTTATCTGAGCAAGCGCTTGACCTAGAAACAGCAAACAATATTGATTTAACGTTTCGTAAAACCCAAGGTGATATCGGTTTCATTCTTAATGCTTTCTACAACCAAGTCGACAATTATTATTACCAAATCGACACAGGCCTATACGCCGAAAGCGGCCACGACCATGGTGATGAGCATAATCATGACCACGGTGACGAGCATGATCACTCATCTGAACTCCCAGTTTATTTATTTAAAACAGATGACGTAATTTTACATGGCTTTGAAGCCCAATTTGCATGGCAGTTAACCGATGAGTTTAAAGTTGATTTATTCTCAGATTACGTTCGTGCAAGCCTTAAAGACGGTGGCGATTTACCACGCACACCACCGCTACGTTTTGGTACTGAGTTTAGCTACCAAACAAATAAGCTGAGTGCGCACCTCCACGTAACTCGCTATCAAGAGCAAGACCGCACAGCACCAGAAGAAACAGCTACAAACGGCTATACCATGCTTGATGCCAGCGTTTCATATGACTTATCAGTGCTAAATCAAGATGTGTCTGTGTATCTACGAGGCACTAACTTAACAGACACAGAAGCGCGCGTGCATAGTTCATTTTTAAAGAGTATAGCGCCACGTCCAGGTCGTAGCTTTGCACTAGGTATTCGCGGTTACTTTTAAGCGCTAAAAAATTATAAATAAAGGAAATTAACATGACTAAACTATTCAAATTAAAATTAATTGCACTGGCAATAAGCAGCACATTAATCACCGCTTGTGGTGATGCAGAAACAAACATTGTCGAAAAAGACCCAATAGAAGTACCTGATGACGGCCACGATCATGGCGATGGTGGCGACCACGGTGATGAATACACTATTGATTCATTAGGTAGGCTTGCGATACTTGCTGGCGATAGCAACGAAGCGAACTTTTTCGACTTAGACGACAATGAGCTTCTTGATACATTCACTCTTACTAATGATTCAAACACGCTATCGTCGTCGCCTGACTTTCGTTATGCCGTGATTGCTAGTCGCGCTCAAGATTACCTCGGCTTTATAGACGGTGGCTTATGGCGTGAAGATCACGGCGCACATCTTCATGATTACGAACAAAGCCCTGAGTTTAGCAGTTATGAGCTAACTAGCGGCAGTCGCCCTACTCACTTGGTAAAGCACGATGGTCAGTTAGCGGTATTTTATGATGGTGATGCAGCATCAGGCACAACTGCGTCTGTTGAAGTATTAACAGATAACGACATAACAAACGCAACAGCGACCTTACCTGGTATTAGTTACGACATTAATATGCATGGTGTAGCAGAGCCTCGTGGAGAGCATTTATTAGCGACCCTTCGCCGCGATGATGCACAGAGTACATCAAACGCTAAAATTTTGCCGGATCAGGTAGGTGTTTATCACTTTCATGATGGCGAATACGAACTTGAACAAACGTTAGAGTTAACATGCCCTGATTTGCACGGCGCAGCACAAAACCATGATTACGTAGCCTTCGGCTGTAGTGACGGTGTGCTATTAGCCCACCAGCATGATGACGAATACCACGCTGAAAAAGTAGCAAATATTGCTGCAGTAGGTGACTTGCGCATTGGTACGATATACGGCCATGAAGACAGTGACAACTTTATTGGTATTGCGTCTGGTCACGGCGGCGGCCCTGCAGTGCTCTTAAGCATTAACCCTGCGGAAGCTGAAATGGAAGAACTAGAATGGCAACTAGCCGATGGCGCAAGCGCTGTTTCTTACTCTTTCTCAGCGAATGGCGAGCACTTTTTAGTTTTAGACAGCCTAGGCTTTTTAAATGTGCTTGAGGCGCATGCGCACGACGATCACATACACTGGGAGCTAGCAGGTCAAGTTGATATTACACAAGAAGATGTAACAACAATGCCTGAAGGCATGAAGTTTAGTATGACAGTAGCGCAAAATGGTCAGTTTGCTTACGTAGCCGACCCAATAGCCCAACACGTTGTGCAAGTACACCTAGAAGACTTAGAAATTGAAGGTGAACTAGAACTTACATTCCCACCAGCCGCGATCACTTGGTTAGGTATTGCACAAGAGGAAGAGCACGACCACGTACATTAATTTTACGCTTTAAAAAGAGTACTCCCTTGAAGGTTGGCATTTTAATGCCAACCTTTTTTATTCACATTTTGTAACAGACCTTTTATCGTAAGTGCATCGCTATTTTGCACCTTATTGTTATGATGGGATAGCTATTAATATAGGATGTAATTCCATGAAAAAACTAACAACATTGGCTCTTGCCTTGGCTGCAGCAATCGCGCCGGGTGTATCGGCCTATGAGACTAAAGACACTCGTTTACTCCGCTTTCCAGATATCCATAACCAAACCGTTACCTTTGTCTACAGTGGCGATATTTATATTGCGAATACGCAAACAGGCGAAAGCAAACGCTTAACCGACCATATTGGCTTTGAAACATTTCCTAAGTTTTCCCCTGACGGTAAGCGCATTGCATTTTCAGCCGAGTATAACGGTAGCCGACAAATTTATGTGATCAACAGTGACGGTTCAAACCTAAAGCAACTTACTTATTATAATGACGTTGGCCCAATGCCACCGCGTGGAGGTTTTGATTACCGCGTTTTAGATTGGACCGCCGATGGTAAAAATGTGGTATTTAGAGCTAACCGCACACCATGGGGGAAACGTATGGGCCGCCCTTACATGGTTCCTGCAGATGGCGGACTTGAACAGCCATTAGCGATTCCAGAAACTGGTGGCGGCATGCTATCTCCAGATGGCAGCAAATATGTTTACACGCCAATTGATCGAGAATTTCGCACGTGGAAACGTACTCGTGGTGGTCGTGCGCAAGATGTATGGATTTATGATTTAGAAAAAAACACCTCAGAACAACTAACTACAAACCGTGCAACCGACCAGCAACCAACTTGGGTTGGTGACGATATTTACTTTGTGTCTGACCGTGATTACACGCTAAACCTTTACCAATACCGCAAAGGCAGCGAACCAAAAAAACTTACCAACTATAAAAACTTTGACGTACTTTGGCCTTCAGCTGGCCCAAATGCGATTGTTTATGAAAACGGCGGTTATTTATATCGCTTTGACGCAAAAACACAAAAAAGCGCTAAGCTAAGCATTAACATTGCAGGCGTGCGCCAATACGCAATGCCGTATAGCAAAAATGTTAGCGATTTTATTGATTCTATGTCGCTCTCTCACGATGGTAAACGTGCTGTATTTACTGCCCGTGGTGAGCTGTTTAGCGTACCAATCAAACAAGGGCCTACACGCAACTTATCTTACACAGAGAAAAGCCGCGAAATAGATGCAAGCTGGTCACCAAATGGGCGTTACATTGCTTACATGAGCGATGAAAGCGGCGAGTACGAAATTTACTTAAAAGATCGCAGTAAAAACAATGCCATTAAGCAACTTACTAGCAATGGTAACATTTGGCGCTTTACGCCTATTTGGTCACCCGATAGCGCTAAGCTATTGTTTGCAGATAAAAACAACACACTTTGGTGGTTAGATGCAAAATCGGGCAAGCAACACAAAATTGATACCGGCATTTACGACGAAGACGGCATTACTCAGTATACGTGGTCGCCTAATAGCCAAGACATTGTGTATGTTAAAAATAACGAAAACCGTTATGCCTCACTGTGGCACTACAACCTTAAAAAAGAAAAGGTGACGCGCCTAACAGACGAAATGAGTAACGAGCAAAACCCAACCTTTTCGCCAGATGGCCAATACCTTTACTTTAGCTCTGAGCGCGACTTTAACCTGGCATTTAGCAGTTACGAGTTTGACTACATGTTTAACCGCGCCACCCGTATTTATGCGGCCGCAGTAAACGACAGTGTTAAACCGCTTATTGCCTTACAAAGTGATGAAACCACGATTGTAAAAGACGATGACGACGAAAAAGAAGACGACAAAAAAGTTAAAAACGCACTGCAAAGCAGCGACTTTATGCAGCGTGTTACCGCTCTTAACGCGCCAGCGGGCGATTACCGTGGCTTAACCGCAGTAAAAGACGGCGTACTGACGCTTGCTAATGGCGCATTACAACTTATAGGTACCGAGCACGACAGTGAGCTAGAAACAGTCGCTAAAGGTGTTAGCAATTACACTATATCGAGCAACAGCGAACACCTACTTGTACACACAAGTGGCGGTTACAGCTTAATAGAGCCTAAACCAAAGCAAGACCTAGACGCCAACAAGCTAGATTTAAGCAAAATGACGCTTAAAATCAACCCGCAAGCTGAGTGGCAACAAATGTACGTAGAAGGCTGGCGCACACTGCGTGACTGGTTCTACGACGAAAATCACCACGGTCAAGATTGGGATGCTATTTTAGCTAAATACCAACCTATGGCTGATGCTATTAGCCACCGTAGCGACCTTGATTACGTACTTAGCGAAATTGCCGGCGAAATTAACTCAGGTCATATTTACGTGCAATCGGGCGATATGCCAAAAGCCGAACGTAAAAATCACGGTTTATTAGGCGCTAAGCTTGCAAGCGACCCATCTGGTTACGTAAAAATAGAGCAAATCTTTAAAGGTGAAAACTGGCATAACGATTTCCGCTCACCGCTGGGGACTACTGGTGTAAAAGCACATAACGGCGATTACATTATTGCGGTAAATGGCCGCTCGGTTAAAGACGTTGCTAACTTTTACGAACTCCTTGAAAACACCCAAGGCGAGCAAGTAGAGCTAGTGCTAAACAGCAAACCGCGTAGCAAAGGTGCGTGGCAAGTAACAGTAAAACCGGTAGCCAGTGAGCAAGGTCTACGTTATTTAGATTGGGTTAACTCGCGTGCAGCCTACGTTAATAAGCTATCAAATGGGCGTATTGGCTATGTGCACCTGCCAAATACAGCCTATGAGGGTAACCGCGCCATGTTTAAAAACTACATGCCGCAAACAACCAAAGATGCCATGATTATTGATGACCGTTACAATGGCGGTGGTTTTATTCCTGAGCATATGATCACTTGGCTTGCGCGTAAACCGCTTAACTATTGGAAACGCCGTGGTGTAGAGCCAACTAAAACACCGCAGTTTGCGCACAATGGTCCTAAAGCCATGCTAATAAATGGCTATTCAAGTTCTGGTGGTGACGCAATCCCTTACTACTTCCGCCAGGCTGGTCTAGGTAAGCTAATTGGTACCCGTACATGGGGTGGCTTAATTGGTATTTCTGGTAACCCAAGCCTTGTAGACGGCGGACAAGTAATTGCTGCTACATTCCGTATTTTAGACACAAAAGGTAACTGGATCATAGAAAACGAAGGTGTTGCACCAGATATTAAAGTAATTGATCGTCCAGAGCTTATTTATAAAGGCCAAGATCCATCAATAGAGCGTGCTGTACAAGAGTTATTAAAGGAGCTTAAAGAAAATCCTAAACAACCCTTAGTGATACCACCAGCACCTTCTAAGTTTTAATTTGCTGCATAGCTAAACAAGCTAATACCAATAAAAAACCCTGCAAATTTGCAGGGTTTTTTATGACTTGGATTTAATGACTTATATGTATTAAGGCTTACCTTTTTCTCCAGCCGCTCCATACATCATCTTCTTGGTTGGCTTTTTTCTTCTTTTTCTTACCTGTACCTTCTGGCTTGGCCATTGGCTTGTCGTTTTTTAGCGCCTCAGCCGCATCAAGGTTGGCTTGGTTTACAGCAAAACCTGCTACCTCTTCGCGCTCTAAGCGAAGTTTGTTTTTCTTTTCGATAATTCTAAAGTGATGGAAGTCTTCATAATCAATTAACGATAACGCTAAACCGACTTCACCAGCACGGCCGCTTCGGCCAATACGGTGCATATAATCAGCAGGGCTGCGCGGTAAGTTAAAGTTAATAACAACAGGCAGTTTGGCAATATCTAAACCACGGGCTGCTATATCGGTGGCAATAAGTACTTCTATTTCGCCAGCTTTAAACTTTTCG
This genomic window contains:
- a CDS encoding 5-methyltetrahydrofolate--homocysteine methyltransferase, with protein sequence MTKLFKLKLIALAISSTLITACGDAETNIVEKDPIEVPDDGHDHGDGGDHGDEYTIDSLGRLAILAGDSNEANFFDLDDNELLDTFTLTNDSNTLSSSPDFRYAVIASRAQDYLGFIDGGLWREDHGAHLHDYEQSPEFSSYELTSGSRPTHLVKHDGQLAVFYDGDAASGTTASVEVLTDNDITNATATLPGISYDINMHGVAEPRGEHLLATLRRDDAQSTSNAKILPDQVGVYHFHDGEYELEQTLELTCPDLHGAAQNHDYVAFGCSDGVLLAHQHDDEYHAEKVANIAAVGDLRIGTIYGHEDSDNFIGIASGHGGGPAVLLSINPAEAEMEELEWQLADGASAVSYSFSANGEHFLVLDSLGFLNVLEAHAHDDHIHWELAGQVDITQEDVTTMPEGMKFSMTVAQNGQFAYVADPIAQHVVQVHLEDLEIEGELELTFPPAAITWLGIAQEEEHDHVH
- a CDS encoding TonB-dependent receptor, giving the protein MTRKSQLAVLIAALLPASVLANTIEGVVLNNQGKVVTNATVEVEGSDITAVTDASGKFVITDLKSGLKELHITAPGYAHLHRDITFSDDKSQSITFKLERSPIEVIDIEATPIHMSAMESSSPVSVLSGEQLRRQQAATLGDSLEKLPGVNTNFHAKVASTPIIRGLSGPRVLITQNGLDVSDVSRVGPDHSVASEASTAKQIEVLRGPATLFYGSGAIGGVVNVVDNRVPTDSTTRGEWNLEHNSVDNQKVASFNATTGTDSLAFYADAFWREADDYEIPVAAEFAHNDHNHEEHSGDYTVANSNEESDGFTLGTSYLFDQGFVGIAVEQFNRQYGIPGHTHGGEDVNSAEESVYADLEQTKVQLLGEYNLDNKWLNKINLRAGFTDYEHAEIEHGAVGTTFENETNELRVDLMHNPFAQWNGGLSFHYKHSDVEAQGSEAFTPPSQTQSFAIALMEERHFGDFLVQLGGRVERVTIDADNVLLPNIDAHAHNDTGVHDDHAHEEHAGNTRVFDVEQEFTPVSLSTGVVWDFAPSYNLGLSVSRSERAPSVSELLSFGPHIGTGTYEVGALFDIHEDGHFGLSEQALDLETANNIDLTFRKTQGDIGFILNAFYNQVDNYYYQIDTGLYAESGHDHGDEHNHDHGDEHDHSSELPVYLFKTDDVILHGFEAQFAWQLTDEFKVDLFSDYVRASLKDGGDLPRTPPLRFGTEFSYQTNKLSAHLHVTRYQEQDRTAPEETATNGYTMLDASVSYDLSVLNQDVSVYLRGTNLTDTEARVHSSFLKSIAPRPGRSFALGIRGYF
- a CDS encoding S41 family peptidase; its protein translation is MKKLTTLALALAAAIAPGVSAYETKDTRLLRFPDIHNQTVTFVYSGDIYIANTQTGESKRLTDHIGFETFPKFSPDGKRIAFSAEYNGSRQIYVINSDGSNLKQLTYYNDVGPMPPRGGFDYRVLDWTADGKNVVFRANRTPWGKRMGRPYMVPADGGLEQPLAIPETGGGMLSPDGSKYVYTPIDREFRTWKRTRGGRAQDVWIYDLEKNTSEQLTTNRATDQQPTWVGDDIYFVSDRDYTLNLYQYRKGSEPKKLTNYKNFDVLWPSAGPNAIVYENGGYLYRFDAKTQKSAKLSINIAGVRQYAMPYSKNVSDFIDSMSLSHDGKRAVFTARGELFSVPIKQGPTRNLSYTEKSREIDASWSPNGRYIAYMSDESGEYEIYLKDRSKNNAIKQLTSNGNIWRFTPIWSPDSAKLLFADKNNTLWWLDAKSGKQHKIDTGIYDEDGITQYTWSPNSQDIVYVKNNENRYASLWHYNLKKEKVTRLTDEMSNEQNPTFSPDGQYLYFSSERDFNLAFSSYEFDYMFNRATRIYAAAVNDSVKPLIALQSDETTIVKDDDDEKEDDKKVKNALQSSDFMQRVTALNAPAGDYRGLTAVKDGVLTLANGALQLIGTEHDSELETVAKGVSNYTISSNSEHLLVHTSGGYSLIEPKPKQDLDANKLDLSKMTLKINPQAEWQQMYVEGWRTLRDWFYDENHHGQDWDAILAKYQPMADAISHRSDLDYVLSEIAGEINSGHIYVQSGDMPKAERKNHGLLGAKLASDPSGYVKIEQIFKGENWHNDFRSPLGTTGVKAHNGDYIIAVNGRSVKDVANFYELLENTQGEQVELVLNSKPRSKGAWQVTVKPVASEQGLRYLDWVNSRAAYVNKLSNGRIGYVHLPNTAYEGNRAMFKNYMPQTTKDAMIIDDRYNGGGFIPEHMITWLARKPLNYWKRRGVEPTKTPQFAHNGPKAMLINGYSSSGGDAIPYYFRQAGLGKLIGTRTWGGLIGISGNPSLVDGGQVIAATFRILDTKGNWIIENEGVAPDIKVIDRPELIYKGQDPSIERAVQELLKELKENPKQPLVIPPAPSKF